From Salminus brasiliensis chromosome 21, fSalBra1.hap2, whole genome shotgun sequence, a single genomic window includes:
- the LOC140543071 gene encoding transcription factor HES-5-like, whose translation MAPAITSAPTISKELLPLNNKLRKPVVEKMCRDRINSSIEQLKTLLASEFLNQQPYSKLEKADILEMTVSVLRRQQSAVSSSSAAVNQGFSRCVHEIVNFLSKDEVKTHSQRKLLNHFQNLQPSTDKKWRKSVLPQDQQTVSQEKSALWRPW comes from the exons ATGGCTCCTGCAATCACTTCAGCACCGACCATCTCAAAGGAGCTCCTACCTCTGAACAACAAG TTGAGAAAGCCAGTGGTGGAGAAGATGTGCAGAGATCGCATCAACAGCAGCATTGAGCAGCTCAAGACTCTCTTGGCTTCAGAGTTCCTCAACCAGCAGCCCTACTCCAAGCTAGAGAAAGCAGATATCCTGGAGATGACTGTGAGCGTCCTGAGACGACAGCAGTCTGCAGTCTCCTCCAGCTCTGCAGCTGTCAATCAAGGCTTCTCCAGATGTGTCCATGAGATTGTGAACTTCTTGTCCAAAGATGAGGTGAAGACACACTCTCAGAGAAAACTGCTGAACCACTTCCAGAACCTGCAGCCCTCAACAGACAAGAAATGGAGGAAAAGTGTTCTCCCTCAAGACCAGCAGACCGTCAGCCAAGAGAAGAGCGCCCTCTGGAGGCCCTGGTAG
- the LOC140543056 gene encoding transcription factor HES-5-like, with translation MAPAITSAPTISKELLHLNNKLRKPVVEKMRRDRINSSIEQLKTLLALEFLNQQPDSKLEKADILEMTVSVLRRQQSAVSSSSAAINQGFSRCVHEIVNFLSKDEVKTHSQRKLLNHFQNLQPSTDKKWRESVLPQDQQTISQEKSALWRPW, from the exons ATGGCTCCTGCAATCACTTCAGCACCGACCATCTCAAAGGAGCTCCTACACCTGAACAACAAG TTGAGAAAGCCAGTGGTGGAGAAGATGCGCAGAGATCGCATCAACAGCAGCATTGAGCAGCTCAAGACTCTCCTGGCTTTAGAGTTCCTCAACCAGCAGCCCGACTCCAAGCTGGAGAAAGCAGATATCCTGGAGATGACTGTAAGCGTCCTGAGACGACAGCAGTCTGCAGTCTCCTCCAGCTCAGCAGCTATCAATCAAGGCTTCTCCAGATGTGTCCATGAGATTGTGAACTTCTTGTCCAAAGATGAGGTGAAGACACACTCTCAGAGAAAACTGCTGAACCACTTCCAGAACCTGCAGCCCTCAACAGACAAGAAATGGAGGGAAAGTGTTCTCCCTCAAGACCAGCAGACCATCAGCCAAGAGAAGAGCGCCCTCTGGAGGCCCTGGTAG
- the LOC140542821 gene encoding transcription factor HES-5-like, which produces MAPAITPAPTISKELLPLNNKLRKPVVEKMRRDRINSSIEQLKTLLASEFLNQQPDSKLEKADILEMTVSVLRRQQSAVSFSSAAVNQGFSKCVHEIVNFLSKDEVKTHSQRKLLNHFQNLQPSTDNKWRESVLPQDQQTISQEKSALWRPW; this is translated from the exons ATGGCCCCTGCAATCACACCAGCACCGACCATCTCAAAGGAGCTCCTACCTCTGAACAACAAG TTGAGAAAGCCAGTGGTGGAGAAGATGCGCAGAGATCGCATCAACAGCAGCATTGAGCAGCTCAAGACTCTCCTGGCTTCAGAGTTCCTCAACCAGCAGCCCGACTCCAAACTGGAGAAAGCAGATATCCTGGAGATGACTGTGAGCGTCCTGAGACGACAGCAGTCTGCAGTCTCCTTCAGCTCTGCAGCTGTCAATCAAGGCTTCTCCAAATGTGTCCATGAGATTGTGAACTTCTTGTCCAAAGATGAGGTGAAGACACACTCTCAGAGAAAACTGCTGAACCACTTCCAGAACCTGCAGCCCTCAACAGACAATAAATGGAGGGAAAGTGTTCTCCCTCAAGACCAGCAGACCATCAGCCAAGAGAAGAGCGCCCTCTGGAGGCCCTGGTAG
- the LOC140543126 gene encoding aerolysin-like protein, protein MSFLVPVQIIGGKGGGDFDFDGIKNGATLQKIWVWVGGWQVKSIKVWLTDGRSMQFGNPSGSYSEFTFQDGEHFTSLSLWGNGAGTRLGAIKFKTNRSREFFAHMTEWGLKTEYPIDTGSGICMGVTGRAGSDIDCLGFVFINSIKSTVLTNVTYPTLHQVIPNITVEEIKSLTYDNKSTVTQEYKIETSKTISKKSSWSVTNKMEFNFNMEVKAGIPDVVEVTAGFGFTVGTESSYGLENTEEKTELLSFPVQVPPGKTVDVSITIGRATIDLPYTGTVQMTCYNGSVQQFQTKGVYKGLTYTSAKTVVKESQKLL, encoded by the coding sequence ATGTCATTTTTGGTACCGGTCCAAATCATTGGTGGGAAAGGAGGTGGTGATTTTGATTTTGATGGCATTAAAAATGGAGCCACACTGCAGAAGATATGGGTGTGGGTTGGTGGCTGGCAGGTAAAATCCATCAAGGTCTGGCTTACTGATGGTCGGTCCATGCAGTTTGGAAATCCCAGTGGGAGTTATTCAGAATTTACTTTTCAAGATGGAGAGcactttacctctctctctctctggggaaACGGAGCTGGAACACGTCTAGGTGCCATCAAATTCAAGACAAATCGCTCCCGGGAGTTCTTTGCACACATGACAGAATGGGGGCTGAAGACCGAATACCCCATTGATACTGGCTCTGGGATCTGCATGGGAGTAACAGGAAGAGCAGGGTCAGATATTGATTGCTTAGGCTTTGTGTTCATCAACTCCATCAAGTCTACTGTGCTGACGAATGTGACGTATCCCACACTCCATCAGGTGATACCGAACATCACTGTTGAAGAAATTAAGTCGCTGACCTATGACAACAAGTCTACTGTCACACAAGAATACAAAATAGAGACTTCAAAAACTATCTCCAAGAAGTCCTCCTGGTCGGTGACCAACAAGATGGAATTCAACTTCAACATGGAAGTGAAGGCAGGAATTCCAGACGTTGTGGAGGTAACAGCTGGATTCGGTTTCACAGTGGGAACGGAAAGCTCATATGGTTTAGAGAATACCGAGGAGAAAACCGAGCTGCTGTCTTTCCccgttcaggttcctccagggAAAACCGTGGATGTATCCATCACAATCGGCCGAGCCACAATTGATCTCCCCTACACTGGCACAGTCCAAATGACCTGCTACAATGGCAGCGTCCAGCAGTTTCAAACCAAGGGAGTCTACAAGGGCCTGACCTACACCAGTGCAAAAACAGTGGTGAAAGAATCCCAAAAGCTGCTGTAA